In one window of Camelina sativa cultivar DH55 chromosome 15, Cs, whole genome shotgun sequence DNA:
- the LOC104745967 gene encoding uncharacterized protein LOC104745967 gives MIICPCKDCRNVVRQLNSVVVEHLVIRGMDEAYKVHSDWYHHGDVKSVDEFQSKPTQWNEEVFELYKAAEFFDQELAFRGDLADQPVGDLSEIAEGEDQQEDEFLAKIRDAETPLYPSCSNHSKLSAIVTLFRIKTHNGWSDKSFNELLQTLPSMLPDGNVFHTSLYDVKKFLKSFHMGYEKIDACVNDCCLFRKKLKKLDKCPKCNASRWKTNKRTNEVKKGVPQKVLRYFPIIPRLKRMFRSEDMAKDLRWHYTNKSTDGKLRHPVDSVTWAQMNEKYPSFAAEERNIRLGLSTDGFNPFNMKNSNYSSWPVLLVNYNLPPHLCMKKENIMLTLLIPGPQQPGNNIDVYLEPLIEDLNHLWKNGELTYDAFSKSTFTLKAMLLWTISDFPAYGNLAGCKVKGKMGCPMCGKNTDSMWLKFSRKHVYMCHRKGLAPTHRYREKKTWFDGKVEHRRKSRILTGHEVHQNLKNFQNDFGNVKKAGMKRKRTVYKEPVFDSDDDESESDEDEEVEVDEDELSRWKKRSILFTLPYWEDLPVRHNLDVMHIEKNVTHSIVSTLLHCGKSKDGLNARKDLQHLGLRKELHPTTKGKRTYLPAAPWSLSKNEKKIFCKRLFHFKGPDGYCSNISRGVSVEECKVGGLKSHDYHVLMQQLLPVALRGLLPKGPRTAILRLCAFFNHLCQRVIDIEVITVLEAEIVETLCMFERFFPPTFFDIMVHLTVHLGREARLGGPVHFRWMYPFERYMKVLKDFVRNPARPEGCIAESYLAEESMLFCNEFLKKTTNVEEKPERNVEYVNSSILEGRPISAGTSFTLTEMEKNIAHLAVIQNTAAFDHYVDMHLQYLQDSNPRCRRDATYLWSMHSKNFAAWLKGQISITSDGHEDIVKWLAYGPRCTARSYTGYIVNGQRFHTYSLERQSQNSGVYYEATAMCRSSAKDTSQVVDLVSYYGRITDIILLDYHVFYVPIFRCNWAVKGNGVKVEDGFTLVNLNQSQVSFQKDPYILASQAKQVFYSSEDGSSWSVVMRGASRRYSKEDVQSGNADIIGPLPVDVDMDTEMDEAEYARSDCEGIYVQE, from the exons ATGATAATATGTCCTTGTAAAGACTGTCGTAATGTAGTACGACAGTTAAACAGTGTTGTGGTTGAGCATCTTGTAATAAGAGGGATGGATGAGGCATACAAGGTGCATAgtgattggtatcatcatggagatGTGAAGTCAGTAGATGAATTTCAAAGTAAACCAACTCAGTGGAATGAggaagtttttgagttatataaagcTGCTGAATTTTTTGATCAAGAGTTGGCTTTTAGAGGTGACTTAGCTGACCAACCTGTGGGCGACTTAAGTGAGATTGCAGAGGGTGAGGACCAACAAGAGGATGAGTTCCTTGCAAAGATCCGGGATGCTGAAACCCCACTATACCCTAGCTGTTCAAACCACAGCAAGTTATCGGCTATTGTGACTTTGTTTAGGATTAAGACACATAATGGCTGGTCGGATAAGAGCTTCAATGAACTGCTTCAGACATTGCCAAGCATGTTGCCAGATGGTAATGTCTTTCACACATCATTGTATGAtgtcaagaaatttttaaagagcTTTCATATGGGATATGAAAAGATCGACGCATGTGTTAATGATTGCTGCCTCTTcagaaagaagttaaagaagctTGATAAATGTCCCAAATGTAATGCTTCACGGTGGAAGACTAATAAGCGGACTAATGAGGTAAAGAAAGGTGTCCCACAGAAAGtattaagatattttccaaTTATACCAAGGCTGAAGAGAATGTTCAGATCAGAGGACATGGCTAAGGACTTACGGTGGCATTACACTAACAAGAGCACTGATGGAAAACTTCGACATCCAGTAGATTCTGTTACATGGGCTCAGATGAATGAGAAGTATCCTTCATTTGCAGCTGAAGAAAGGAACATACGGCTTGGGCTGTCCACAGATGGATTTAATCCATTCAACATGAAGAATAGTAATTATAGTAGCTGGCCTGTGCTATTGGTAAACTACAATTTGCCTCCTCACCTTtgtatgaagaaggagaatataATGTTGACATTATTGATTCCTGGTCCACAACAACCAGGTAATAATATTGATGTCTACCTAGAACCTCTTATTGAGGATTTGAATCATCTGTGGAAGAATGGAGAGCTAACGTATGATGCTTTTAGTAAAAGTACATTTACTCTAAAGGCAATGCTTCTCTGGACCATTAGTGATTTTCCTGCGTATGGAAATCTTGCTGGTTGTAAAGTAAAAGGTAAAATGGGATGTCCTATGTGTGGGAAAAATACTGATAGTATGTGGTTGAAGTTTAGCAGGAAACATGTCTACATGTGTCATAGAAAAGGTTTGGCTCCAACACACAGATATAGGGAAAAGAAGACTTGGTTTGATGGAAAAGTTGAGCATAGGAGAAAGTCAAGAATTTTAACTGGTCATGAAGTTCATCAGAATCTGAAAAACTTCCAAAATGATTTCGGAAATGTGAAAAAGGCtgggatgaagagaaagagaactgTCTATAAAGAACCAGTGTttgacagtgatgatgatgaaagtgaatccgatgaagatgaggaagtaGAAGTAGATGAAGATGAGTTATCAAGGTGGAAGAAAAGATCCATTTTATTTACTCTGCCTTATTGGGAGGATCTACCAGTACGGCATAATTTGGATGTAATGCACATAGAAAAGAATGTGACTCACAGCATTGTATCCACATTGTTGCATTGTGGAAAATCTAAGGATGGTCTTAATGCTCGTAAGGATCTTCAACATCTTGGTCTAAGAAAAGAGTTGCATCCTACCACAAAAGGAAAGAGAACATATCTTCCAGCAGCACCTTGGTCTTTGTccaagaatgagaagaagattttttgCAAACGACTATTTCATTTTAAAGGTCCAGATGGATACTGTTCTAATATTTCAAGAGGAGTTTCAGTAGAAGAGTGTAAGGTAGGAGGTCTGAAATCACATGATTATCATGTCTTGATGCAACAGCTTCTCCCGGTTGCACTTAGAGGATTGTTACCAAAAGGTCCTAGAACAGCAATACTACGGCTATGCGCATTCTTCAATCATTTGTGTCAGAGAGTTATTGATATTGAGGTTATTACAGTATTGGAAGCTGAAATTGTAGAAACGCTTTGTATGTTTGAAAGGTTTTTCCCTCCAACCTTCTTTGATATCATGGTACACTTGACTGTTCATCTAGGAAGAGAAGCTAGACTAGGAGGACCTGTGCATTTTAGGTGGATGTACCCATTTGAGAGgtatatgaaagttctaaaagattttgtaaGAAATCCTGCAAGACCAGAGGGTTGTATAGCAGAGTCATATCTTGCAGAAGAAAGCATGCTGTTTTGTAATGAGTTTCTGAAAAAGACAACCAATGTAGAAGAAAAACCTGAGAGGAATGTAGAGTATGTGAACAGCTCTATATTAGAAGGTCGTCCAATATCAGCAGGAACGTCATTCACTCTTACTGAAATGGAGAAGAATATAGCCCATCTTGCTGTCATTCAAAATACAGCTGCCTTTGATCATTATGTGGA TATGCATTTGCAATATCTACAAGACTCAAATCCAAGGTGTAGACGTGATGCAACATATTTATGGTCTATGCATTCTAAGAATTTTGCTGCTTGGTTAAAAGGACAG ATATCTATTACTTCTGATGGACATGAAGACATAGTTAAATGGCTAGCATATGGTCCACGGTGTACTGCAAGGTCCTATACTGGTTATATAGTTAATGGACAACGTTTTCACACATACTCACTTGAAAGGCAGAGTCAGAACAGTGGTGTTTATTATGAGGCAACGGCTATGTGTAGATCTAGTGCTAAGGATACTTCACAAGTAGTTGATTTGGTGTCATATTATGGGAGAATTACTGACATCATATTGTTGGACTACCATGTGTTCTATGTGCCGATATTTAGATGTAACTGGGCAGTAAAAGGTAATGGAGTTAAAGTGGAAGATGGGTTCACACTTGTTAACTTAAATCAGAGCCAAGTAAGCTTTCAGAAGGATCCGTATATTCTAGCATCTCAAGCAAAGCAAGTATTTTATTCAAGTGAAGATGGATCAAGTTGGTCTGTTGTTATGAGAGGTGCTTCAAGAAGATATAGTAAAGAAGATGTTCAGTCTGGAAATGCAGATATAATTGGTCCATTGCCAGTAGATGTTGACATGGATACTGAAATGGATGAAGCTGAATATGCTAGATCTGATTGTGAAGGCATATATGTGCAAGAGTAG
- the LOC104745963 gene encoding uncharacterized protein LOC104745963 — MEKNIPISKKLWNIVRFVMYMLHKGISKQKLLADFNATLKRGKNLMFHNRRRVPAASTVTSALPRKEYEFSCSDTPNYSFPFNIAAFKKKNHHNSLFSCGHAPPTLDDDTSASRAVLELLNGVGDHDQQGSNTPGALSIEALTALSPYLSGFGRSSPSVRPLRVTDSPFPLREDGDVTNGHVDKAADAFIKKFYKNLNQQKKMIEFSPN; from the coding sequence atggagaagaatatACCAATAAGCAAGAAGCTATGGAACATCGTACGTTTTGTCATGTACATGTTACACAAAGGCATTTCTAAGCAAAAGCTCCTCGCTGACTTTAACGCTACTCTCAAACGAGGTAAGAATCTCATGTTCCACAACCGCCGCCGCGTCCCAGCAGCCTCAACCGTCACGTCGGCCCTGCCGCGGAAAGAATACGAGTTTAGCTGCAGCGACACTCCTAACTACTCATTCCCCTTTAACATTGCCgctttcaagaagaagaatcaccaCAACAGCCTCTTCTCTTGTGGCCATGCGCCACCGACCCTCGACGACGACACTTCCGCCTCCAGAGCCGTCCTTGAGCTGCTGAACGGCGTGGGAGATCATGACCAGCAGGGAAGTAACACGCCGGGGGCTTTGTCCATTGAGGCCTTGACGGCGTTATCTCCTTACTTGTCAGGGTTTGGACGGAGTAGTCCGTCGGTGAGGCCTTTACGGGTAACGGACTCACCGTTTCCGCTACGGGAAGATGGTGACGTGACTAACGGACATGTTGACAAAGCAGCCGATGCgtttataaagaagttttacAAGAACTTGAATcagcagaagaagatgattgagtTCTCacctaattaa
- the LOC104745964 gene encoding ABC transporter G family member 29, whose amino-acid sequence METLSRSLSRSLGELLASHSDSHFSRRSGSTINDHDEEALKWAALEKLPTFTRLRTTIIHPHEDLVDVTKLGVDDRQKFIDSIFKVTEEDNEKFLKKFKNRIDRVRIKLPTVEVRFEKVTIEANCHIGKRALPTLPNVALNIAERGLRLLGFNFTETTKVTILRDVSGIIKPSRMTLLLGPPSSGKTTLLLALAGKLDPSLKVTGKVTYNGHGLNEFVPQKTSAYISQNDVHIGVMTVQETLDFSARCQGVGTRYDLLSELVRREKEAGILPEPEVDLFMKSIAAGDVKSSLITDYTLRILGLDICKDTVVGDEMVRGISGGQKKRVTTGEMIVGPTKTLFMDEISTGLDSSTTYQIVKCLQEVVRFTDATVLMSLLQPAPETFELFDDIILLSEGQIVYQGPRDHVLAFFETCGFKCPDRKGTADFLQEVTSRKDQEQYWADTTKPYSYIPVSEFSKRFRTFHVGANLEKDLSVPYDRFKSHPASLVFNKHSVPKSQLFKICWDRELLLMKRNSFFYVTKTVQIIIVALIASTVYLRTEMGTKNESDGAVYIGALMFAMIVNLFNGFAELALMIQRLPVFYKQRDLLFHPPWTFTLPTVILGIPISIFESVVWVSITYYLIGFSPEFSRFLKHLLVIFLTQQMAGSIFRFSAAVCRSMILANTGGALVVMLLFLLGGFIVPKGDLPIWWKWAYWVSPMAYTYDALTVNEMLAPRWMNQPSSDNSTTLGLAVLEIFDIFTDPNWYWIGVGVILVFVVLFNILVTFALAYLNPLDKPQAAISQENAEENRAENGSKSIYAKRGMVLPFTPLTMSFDNVNYYVDMPKEMKEQGVSKDKLQLLREVTGVFRPGVLTALMGVSGAGKTTLMDVLAGRKTGGYIEGDIRISGFPKRQETFARISGYCEQNDIHSPQVTVKESLIYSAFLRLPKEVTKDEKLRFVDEVMDLVELESLKDAIVGLPGITGLSTEQRKRLTIAVELVANPSIIFMDEPTSGLDARAAAIVMRTVRNTVDTGRTVVCTIHQPSIDIFEAFDELLLMKRGGQVIYAGPLGQNSHKIIEYFQAIHGVPKIKEKYNPATWMLEVSSMAAEAKLEIDFAEHYNTSSLYQQNKNLVKELSTPPQGASDLYFSTQFSQSSLGQFKSCLWKQWITYWRTPDYNLARFFFTLVSALMIGSIFWKVGTKRDNANDLTKVIGAMYAAVLFVGINNSSSVQPLIAVERTVFYRERAAEMYSALPYALAQVVCEIPYVLLQTTYYTLIIYAMLCFEWKLAKFFWFFFVSFFSFLYFTYYGMMTVALTPNQQVAAVFAGAFYGLFNLFSGFVIPRPRIPKWWVWYYWICPVAWTVYGLIVSQYGDVEDTIKVPGMTTDPTIKWYIENHYGYDANFMVPVATVLVGFALFFAFMFAFGIRTLNFQQR is encoded by the exons atggagacgTTGTCGAGAAGCCTAAGTAGGAGCTTGGGAGAGTTGTTAGCAAGTCATAGTGATAGCCATTTCTCAAGGAGAAGCGGTTCAACGATCAACGACCACGACGAGGAAGCTCTTAAATGGGCAGCTCTCGAGAAACTTCCAACCTTCACTCGTCTTCGTACCACTATCATTCATCCTCATGAAGATCTCGTCGACGTCACCAAGCTTGGAGTTGATGATCGCCAGAAGTTCATTGATTCTATCTTCAAAGTCACAGAGGAAGACAACGAGAAGTTCTTGAAAAAGTTCAAGAACCGAATCGACAG GGTGCGAATAAAGCTACCCACAGTGGAAGTGAGATTCGAGAAAGTAACGATAGAGGCGAATTGTCACATAGGAAAAAGAGCTCTTCCCACATTACCTAACGTTGCTTTAAACATTGCAGAGAGAGGTCTTCGTTTGCTTGGCTTTAACTTTACAGAAACCACTAAAGTCACTATCCTTAGAGACGTCTCCGGTATTATCAAACCTTCAAG AATGACACTTTTATTAGGTCCACCATCATCAGGGAAAACAACTCTTTTATTGGCGTTAGCTGGAAAACTAGACCCAAGCTTAAAG GTAACTGGAAAAGTAACGTACAATGGGCATGGATTAAACGAGTTTGTGCCGCAGAAAACATCAGCATACATAAGCCAAAACGATGTTCATATAGGAGTCATGACTGTCCAAGAAACTCTTGACTTTTCTGCTAGATGCCAAGGGGTTGGCACTAGATACG ATTTGTTAAGTGAGCTGGtgaggagagagaaagaagcagGGATATTGCCGGAACCGGAAGTGGATCTCTTCATGAAGTCCATCGCAGCTGGGGAtgtcaagagtagtctcatcacAGACTACACTCTCAGA aTATTAGGACTTGACATATGCAAAGATACGGTGGTCGGAGATGAGATGGTTAGAGGAATCTCTGGgggtcaaaagaaaagagtcaCAACAG gagAGATGATAGTGGGACCAACAAAGACATTGTTCATGGACGAGATATCGACAGGTCTTGACAGTTCAACAACGTACCAAATAGTCAAATGCCTTCAAGAGGTTGTTCGGTTCACGGACGCAACGGTTCTCATGTCCTTATTACAACCAGCTCCTGAAACGTTCGAACTTTTCGATGACATCATTCTATTGTCAGAGGGCCAGATCGTGTACCAAGGTCCACGTGATCATGTTCTTGCATTCTTCGAGACTTGCGGTTTCAAGTGTCCTGACCGCAAAGGCACTGCAGATTTCTTGCAAGAG GTAACGTCAAGGAAAGACCAAGAACAGTATTGGGCAGACACGACGAAACCATACAGTTACATTCCAGTCTCGGAATTCTCCAAACGGTTCAGAACCTTCCATGTCGGAGCCAATCTTGAAAAAGATCTGTCCGTCCCTTACGACAGATTCAAATCACACCCTGCTTCTCTCGTCTTTAACAAACACTCTGTTCCCAAATCTCAACTCTTCAAGATCTGCTGGGACAGAGAATTGCTTCTCATGAAACGTAACTCTTTCTTCTACGTTACAAAGACCGTTCAGATTATTATTGTGGCCTTGATTGCGTCTACAGTGTACCTGAGGACGGAGATGGGGACTAAGAACGAGAGTGATGGAGCCGTCTACATCGGTGCGTTGATGTTCGCCATGATCGTCAACTTGTTTAATGGATTCGCGGagcttgctttgatgattcaaAGACTTCCCGTGTTCTACAAGCAACGAGACCTTTTGTTTCACCCTCCTTGGACCTTCACTCTCCCAACAGTTATCCTAGGGATTCCTATCTCCATCTTTGAATCCGTTGTTTGGGTTTCCATTACTTATTACTTGATTGGATTTTCTCCAGAATTCAGCAG gttCTTGAAGCATTTGTTGGTGATATTTCTGACACAGCAGATGGCTGGTTCTATATTTCGATTCAGTGCGGCAGTTTGCAGATCGATGATTCTTGCTAATACTGGAGGAGCTCTAGTTGTTATGCTCCTCTTCTTGCTTGGAGGGTTCATTGTTCCTAAAG GTGACCTTCCTATATGGTGGAAATGGGCTTACTGGGTTTCACCAATGGCTTACACTTACGACGCTTTAACTGTAAATGAAATGTTGGCTCCTAGATGGATGAATCAACCG TCTTCTGATAACTCAACGACGCTAGggttggctgttcttgagattttCGATATTTTCACGGATCCAAACTGGTATTGGATCGGGGTAGGAGTCATTCTCGTGTTTGTGGTTCTCTTCAACATCCTTGTTACCTTCGCTCTGGCATATCTAAACC CACTTGACAAACCACAAGCCGCCATTTCACAAGAAAATgcagaagaaaacagagcagagaATGGCTCTAAAAGCATTTACGCAAAAAGAGGAATGGTTCTACCTTTTACCCCTCTCACAATGTCTTTTGATAATGTCAACTACTACGTCGACATGCCTAAG GAAATGAAGGAACAAGGAGTTTCCAAGGATAAGCTTCAGCTGCTAAGGGAAGTGACAGGGGTCTTTAGGCCAGGGGTATTAACAGCTTTAATGGGAGTTAGTGGAGCTGGTAAGACAACTTTGATGGATGTTTTGGCAGGCCGTAAAACCGGTGGATACATTGAAGGAGATATCAGAATCTCCGGTTTCCCTAAAAGACAAGAAACCTTTGCAAGAATCTCTGGTTATTGTGAACAAAACGATATCCACTCACCGCAAGTCACTGTCAAAGAGTCTCTCATCTACTCTGCTTTCCTTCGTCTCCCTAAAGAAGTCACTAAAGATGAGAAATTG AGATTTGTGGATGAAGTGATGGATCTAGTAGAGCTAGAGAGTCTAAAAGATGCGATTGTGGGGCTTCCAGGGATCACAGGTTTATCAACAGAACAGAGGAAGAGACTTACTATCGCAGTGGAACTAGTGGCGAATCCATCCATAATCTTCATGGACGAGCCTACTTCTGGTCTTGACGCTAGAGCTGCAGCGATTGTGATGAGGACAGTGAGGAACACAGTTGACACTGGAAGAACTGTGGTCTGCACAATTCACCAACCTAGCATTGATATCTTTGAAGCTTTTGATGAACTACTTCTTATGAAGAGAGGAGGACAAGTCATATACGCTGGTCCTTTAGGTCAAAACTCTCACAAGATTATCGAATATTTCCAG GCCATTCATGGAGTtccaaaaattaaagagaagtATAATCCGGCAACATGGATGCTAGAAGTGAGCTCAATGGCTGCAGAAGCAAAACTTGAGATAGATTTTGCTGAGCATTACAATACATCATCCTTATATCA ACAAAACAAGAATCTTGTAAAGGAACTAAGCACACCACCACAAGGAGCAAGCGATCTCTATTTCTCTACACAGTTTTCACAGTCATCTTTAGGACAATTCAAATCTTGTTTGTGGAAGCAGTGGATAACTTATTGGAGAACTCCTGACTACAATCTAGCCAGATTTTTCTTTACATTGGTCTCAGCTCTCATGATCGGAtcaattttttggaaagttggTACAAAAAG GGACAATGCAAATGATCTTACAAAGGTTATTGGAGCAATGTACGCTGCAGTTTTATTCGTGGGAATAAATAATTCTTCATCTGTCCAACCGCTAATAGCAGTGGAGCGAACTGTATTCTATAGAGAAAGAGCTGCTGAAATGTACTCTGCTTTACCATATGCCTTAGCACAG GTGGTATGTGAAATACCGTATGTGCTGCTCCAAACTACTTATTATACACTAATTATATACGCAATGCTCTGCTTCGAATGGAAACTCGCcaaattcttttggtttttctttgtatcattcttctccttcctctacTTCACATACTATGGGATGATGACAGTTGCTCTCACCCCCAACCAGCAAGTCGCAGCCGTTTTTGCTGGAGCTTTCTACGGGCTTTTCAACCTATTTTCTGGTTTTGTCATCCCTAGACCG AGAATCCCGAAATGGTGGGTTTGGTATTACTGGATCTGTCCAGTAGCTTGGACTGTGTACGGTTTGATTGTCTCGCAGTACGGTGACGTGGAAGATACGATTAAAGTTCCGGGTATGACAACTGATCCGACGATAAAGTGGTACATTGAAAACCACTATGGATACGACgcaaatttcatggtcccggtTGCTACCGTGTTAGTTGGCTTCGCTCTGTTTTTTGCCTTTATGTTTGCTTTCGGCATAAGAACGCTCAATTTCCAACAACGGTAA
- the LOC104745969 gene encoding GDSL esterase/lipase APG has translation MDRRTMSFLLLTLVSAFSVLQISFAQLVPAIMTFGDSVVDVGNNNYLPTIFRADYPPYGRDFANHKPTGRFCNGKLATDITAETLGFTKYPPAYLSPEASGKNLLIGANFASAASGYDDKAALINHAIPLYQQVEYFKEYKSKLIKIAGSKKADSIISGAICLLSAGSSDFVQNYYVNPLLNKVYTVDQYGSFLIDNFSTFIKQVYGVGARKIGVTSLPPTGCLPAARTLFGFHEKGCVQRLNTDAQQFNKKLNAAASKLQKQYSGLKIVVFDIFTPLYDLVQNPSKSGFTEATKGCCGTGTVETTSLLCNPKSLGTCPNATQYVFWDSVHPSEAANEILASSLIGQGFSLIGG, from the exons ATGGATCGTCGCACGATGTCGTTTTTGCTTCTCACATTGGTCTCTGCCTTCTCTGTACTCCAAATCTCCTTTGCTCAACTAGTTCCTGCGATCATGACATTCGGAGACTCTGTAGTTGATGTCGGCAACAACAACTACCTCCCGACCATTTTCAGAGCTGATTACCCTCCTTACGGCCGTGATTTCGCTAACCACAAACCCACCGGGCGTTTCTGCAACGGCAAACTAGCTACTGATATTACCG CTGAGACTCTAGGATTCACTAAGTACCCACCAGCTTATCTAAGTCCTGAAGCGTCAGGGAAGAACCTTCTCATTGGTGCTAACTTCGCTTCTGCAGCTTCAGGTTATGATGACAAAGCTGCTCTTATCAAT CATGCGATCCCGTTGTATCAGCAAGTTGAGTACTTCAAGGAATACAAGAGCAAGCTGATAAAAATTGCAGGAAGCAAAAAAGCTGATTCGATCATAAGCGGAGCAATCTGTCTCTTAAGTGCAGGAAGCAGTGACTTTGTTCAAAATTACTATGTGAATCCTCTGCTTAACAAAGTCTACACTGTTGATCAGTACGGATCTTTCCTTATCGATAACTTCTCTACATTTATCAAG CAAGTGTACGGGGTTGGAGCAAGGAAGATCGGTGTGACTTCTCTGCCTCCAACGGGATGTCTTCCAGCTGCAAGAACCCTTTTCGGTTTCCATGAAAAAGGTTGTGTTCAAAGACTCAACACAGATGCTCAGCAATTCAACAAGAAGCTTAATGCAGCTGCTTCAAAGCTTCAGAAGCAGTATTCTGGTCTTAAAATTGTTGTCTTCGACATCTTCACTCCACTCTATGATCTTGTTCAGAACCCTTCCAAATCCG GATTCACTGAAGCAACCAAAGGATGTTGTGGAACAGGAACAGTCGAAACAACTTCACTCTTGTGCAATCCGAAATCGTTGGGAACATGTCCCAATGCTACTCAGTATGTGTTCTGGGACAGTGTTCATCCCTCGGAAGCTGCCAATGAAATTCTTGCCAGTTCTTTAATTGGACAGGGCTTCTCTCTTATCGGTGGATGA
- the LOC104745965 gene encoding uncharacterized protein LOC104745965, which produces MTRRCSHCSNNGHNSRTCPTRGTCGGGGGGGSCSSSAVKLFGVRLTDGSIIKKSASMGNLSALAVAAAAATTHHHHRLSPSSPLATSNHNDSPLSDHARYSGLHHNEGYLSDDPAHGSGSSHRRGERKRGIPWTEEEHRLFLVGLQKLGKGDWRGISRNYVTSRTPTQVASHAQKYFIRHTSSSRRKRRSSLFDMVTDEMVMESSPIQEDQTVNRSSPSKELENKSHLPSLELSLNNTTEPEAVIAKAPPQELPEEAIEPSNGVSPMLVPGGFFPPCFPVTYTIWLPATSTSLQGTEHVLEAETSSQQHQVLKPKPGFAKERVNMDELVGMSQLSIGMGTKHGTETSPSASPLSLRLEPSRPSAFHSNGSVNGADLSKGNSAIQAI; this is translated from the exons ATGACTCGTCGGTGTTCGCATTGTAGCAACAATGGACACAACTCACGCACGTGTCCAACGCGTGGCACGTgcggtggaggtggaggaggagggtCTTGTTCCTCCTCGGCGGTGAAGCTGTTCGGGGTGAGGTTAACGGATGGTTCGATTATTAAAAAGAGTGCGAGTATGGGTAATCTCTCTGCATTGGCTGTTGCTGCGGCGGCTGCGACTAcgcaccaccaccaccgtttATCTCCGTCGTCTCCTTTAGCGACGTCTAATCATAACGACTCGCCGTTATCGGATCATGCCCGATACTCTGGTTTGCATCATAATGAAGGGTACTTATCTGATGATCCTGCTCATGGTTCTGGTTCTAGTCACCGTCGTGGAGAGAGGAAGCGAG GTATTCCTTGGACTGAGGAAGAACACAGGCTATTCTTAGTAGGTCTTCAGAAACTTGGGAAAGGAGATTGGCGTGGTATTTCAAGAAACTATGTAACTTCAAGAACTCCTACACAAGTGGCTAGTCATGCTCAAAAGTATTTCATTCGCCATACGAGTTCCAGCCGCAGGAAAAGACGGTCTAGCCTCTTTGACATGGTTACTGATGAAATG GTAATGGAATCATCGCCAATACAAGAAGACCAAACCGTAAACCGTTCTTCTCCAAGCAAGGAGCTTGAGAACAAAAGTCACCTTCCTTCACTAGAGCTCTCACTCAATAATACCACGGAACCTGAAGCGGTCATAGCCAAGGCGCCACCACAGGAACTACCTGAAGAAGCTATAGAACCATCGAACGGTGTTTCACCAATGCTAGTCCCGGGCGGTTTCTTTCCTCCTTGTTTTCCAGTCACGTACACGATTTGGCTCCCTGCGACTTCCACATCACTTCAGGGAACAGAACATGTTTTAGAAGCTGAGACTTCTTCTCAGCAGCATCAGGtcctaaaaccaaaacctggATTTGCTAAAGAACGTGTGAACATGGACGAGCTGGTTGGTATGTCTCAGCTTAGCATAGGAATGGGAACAAAACATGGGACTGAAACTTCTCCTTCTGCTTCCCCGCTATCATTGAGACTAGAGCCCTCAAGGCCATCGGCGTTTCACTCAAATGGCTCGGTGAATGGTGCGGATTTGAGTAAAGGCAACAGCGCAATCCAGGCTATCTAG
- the LOC104745968 gene encoding histidine-containing phosphotransfer protein 4-like, with the protein MQRQVALIKQSLFDQGYLDEQFMELEELQDDANPNFVEEVSALYFKDSARLINNIDQALERGSFDFNRLDNYMHQFKGSSTSIGASKVKTECTKFREYCRAGNAEGCLRTFHQLKKEHSTLRKKLEHYFQLARQAGPKETARRPK; encoded by the exons atgCAGAGGCAGGTGGCACTCATTAAGCAGTCCCTCTTTGATCag GGATATCTCGACGAACAATTCATGGAGTTAGAAGAGCTCCAAGATGAtgcaaaccctaattttgttgAAGAAGTTTCCGCATTATACTTCAAAGATTCAGCTCGATTAATCAATAACATTGACCAAGCTTT GGAAAGAGGATCATTTGATTTCAATAGGCTCGATAATTACATGCATCAGTTTAAGGGAAGCAGCACGAG TATTGGGGCAAGTAAGGTGAAGACTGAATGCACAAAGTTTAGAGAATACTGCAGAGCTGGAAATGCTGAAGG ATGCTTGAGGACATTTCATCAACTGAAGAAAGAACACTCAACGTTGAGAAAGAAGCTTGAACATTACTTCCAG TTGGCAAGGCAGGCGGGGCCAAAGGAGACAGCACGTAGGCCCaagtaa